The following proteins are encoded in a genomic region of SAR324 cluster bacterium:
- the speD gene encoding adenosylmethionine decarboxylase gives VLAESHISVHTWPERQFAAFDIFMCGDAKPELAVEVLRTHFQPGQFQVQELLRGHTGSYGDI, from the coding sequence GTGCTGGCTGAATCACACATCAGCGTGCATACCTGGCCGGAGCGTCAATTTGCGGCTTTCGACATCTTCATGTGCGGTGATGCCAAACCAGAGCTGGCGGTCGAGGTGCTGCGAACTCATTTTCAGCCCGGTCAATTCCAGGTGCAGGAGCTGTTGCGGGGACATACAGGGAGCTATGGAGACATTTAG